The Mercenaria mercenaria strain notata chromosome 6, MADL_Memer_1, whole genome shotgun sequence genome contains the following window.
tacaattaacgtaattcatttaatttttttctcggcgatatatgacctttttgtgtcgattcgccgtaaaacccaactcattcattcattcattaactCTACTCAATGCAACATAATGTAGGTGTGGAACTTTCCGTGTTTTCCGCTGAGACAGGTCAATTACAGCACTTTCTAAAGTAGTACCTTGTGCTCTATGAACAGAACGTCCAGCAGACGGTTGCAAAGGGTACTGAATCCTTTCAAATGTCTTTTTGTTGTATGTAAAAGACCTTTCGATGTCAAATATCGGTGTCCAATTATGGTCTATTTCTGAATGGTAAAATCCTCGGTTTCTATATTTTATCCTTGTTTCATTTCCAGCTTTTGCCTCATCAAACTGCACCCATACGACACTTGGTCGATTTGTCTCTACTTGCTTGTATTCTAGATGTTTTACAATACAAGAAGCTCCATTAGCTAATCCATCTTCAGTGTCTACATTAACTGTTAGATCATAAATCATTCCAACTACAACTAGTAACTGACAATGtaaatttgctgttttgtttgGATCTGTTGGCAATTTCTGTATGGcttctttctgtttttcatttgaaagttTTGGGAAAACAACAGAATCATGACATGGTATTAAAACTTTCTGCGTGTTTAAACtatcaataattttttcattgaatatatgcatgtaataattttctgcaaACGATGTGGCGAGTCCTTCTGGTAATTTTGTGCATCTGTGTTTATTTCACACTGTTTTAGAACAGTTTTGTCATCATCTGTCAAACAATTGCTTCTAAGTCTGTTTAAAAGTTCTGCAAATTTCAAATCATCCTTTTGTCTCATAATTTCTGTCAATTCATACAATGAAAAGTGTTCTTTCCACAGTTTATTGAGAGAGCTTCTGCATCACGAGTTAAATCATTAAATATCCAATCACCACTCACAGGTTTCAACTGAAACAAGTCTCCCACAACAATTACACTTACACCTCCAAATGGTATTCTTGTTCCTTTCAATTCTTGCAGTCTCTGATTAATAAAGTTTAGCATTCCATTGCTTACCATTGATATTTCATCAATGATCACAACTGACAGGTTTTTATACTTAGATCTAAAAGTATTCAAAGCATCACATGTTAATGTTTgatttgcttgtttgtatttttgtttgaagGCAGATGAAATGGTTGAACCATTGATGTTAAATGCAGCTTTTCCAGTGTATGCACATAAAAGAACTCTAATGTCATCAGGATTCTCGCCTTCTTTCAGATTAAGTATTCTATATAAGGTGTGATATAATGCTTTAATAACTACACTTTTGCCAACACCTGCACCACCCGAGAGAAAAGTATATAAAGGTGCATCTTTGGTTTTCACCCAATGTATAACATGattgtaaaattgtttctgctttATGTTTAATGATTGCAATAGAGATCTATAGTCTTCATCAGAAAGAAGATTTTCACTTGAAAGTATCTGTGGAGCACTGACAGAACATCCAATTTCAATGCCAATATCATATTCCCGGTGCTCAACTGCTCTATcaagattgaaatatataaatgtttctgaCTCTACTGTTTCTTCTTCAGCAGTTTCAGCTTCTACTTGCTGAGTTCCAGGAGCTATTTCATCAAATGCATCATACTCTGCTTCTGCCAAATCTCTAGCAATTTCTAATTCTTCTGCATGGTGTTCATAATAAGAGCATTTCTGGTCAACTGTTTCTTTCAATGACTCATAGTGTTCTTTGTATGTACTGAAATTTGCTGGCAGCAAATCAGTTAATTCATTTCTCCACGGATGAAATAATAGAAGTTTTTCTCTGTAATGGTTTTCTTCATCTGTTTTGCGACTGAATCTTACATATCTAATTACTTTTGAGTTTTGACGACGTCTGATTTTGATtccactttttaaaaatataactgtTTCAATTTCCTCTAAGTTCTCATCATCTGTTACTtccatattattttcatcatcatttcTTTCATCAGAGTCTCCATTTCCATCTGGATAAATCACTTCAAACTGTGACACATAATCCGCTAAACAATAATGCTGCAATACTTTTGGCCGTTTTGAGTATCTTTTAATAACATTGTCAGACATTATGTCTGTTGATTCAGCTGGCATGTTTTCAAGTACAGAGGCAGGTTTCAATAACTGAACCCTTTCATTTGAAGTGGATGTATTAATAAACACGACATCTCTTGTACTTTTGGTCAAGGGCATTTGAAGGACCAAATAAACTGCCTCTTGAGCACTAACTTCAACACTAtttgaaaacacatttccaaTATGTCTCACTTGTCTTTTAATATCTAAGTTCCCATTCCTCGCTTCTTTGGCAGCTGCATGTAACAAATTACTCATACCTCTTTGAGACTTACTAATATATGACACTATATACATTGCACAGGCATAAGGATCTAGCACAAACTGTATGTCTACATTTGCCCTCCAACCTTTCAACacatgttcattatataaattcacaCGTATTTCACTTGGATGACGTTTCAAAAATACTTTTGGTGAATTCAATGAACTTCTGATACATTTGATGTAATCTTCCTCACTCATTTGCACAACATTTGTCAAAAACTTCTCATATGACATACTGTATCCATCTTTTtcatcattcatttttttctgtaattgctGATATAATTTATGGTACTTGTCTCTGTCAGTTTCAAGAGGTTCCAAAATCATAGTCTTTGGAATTGGTGGTAGTGGATAACCAAAGCGACAAAGTCTGTCTTCTCTTTTTCTACAAGTTCTAGAATGTTTGTGAGTTTGAATTTCTACAAGTGAACCAACAGCTGGATTACTGACAGAACATGTCAAATACTGATCCACATATGTGGTCAAGTCATTAATGGAATCCACTTTGTATTTTGGTGCATTCTTTACCCATACAATCATGTGAATGTGTGGAGACCCACGCTGCTGAAATTCAACTCTGTAAAAATAATCAGCAATTTCTCCAAGTGGTTTGTGCTCACTCTTAAGAACTGTATTAATAAACTCTTGTACTCTGTGGTCAAAATATCTAGAGCAAGTGACTGGATCTGACTGAATAAGTTTAATCTTTTGTTCCCATGAAAGTCCTTCAATTTGCTCATCAGAATAGTTGACCTTATAATTTAAAGTAGCTAACATTTTCAAAAGATCAGTCCATCTAGTGTCGGCAGAAGACAATGACATGAACCATGTTGGCATACCTAACTGTCTTAGCATTGCATATACATCTTTCTTTCGAGACTCCAAATAAGAAGGTGAGTTTCgaagttgtttaaataaatagtaaCCTTCATCATTTCTGACAATATTATCAATGTACTCAGAGTTCATTACTTGAGCTGCAGTTATGTTACTTGTACCTGTTCGACATCTTCTAACAGCAAGATTGGCTTTATCATTCAGCTGCTTCATTTGTATCTTTTtcagtttaaagaaaatatttggcAGACAATTAGCAGCCCTTCTGTCTTGGCTTCTCAACTCCCATTTTGCAATGTCACTATAATTTACTGGCACAATTCTTGCTTCATTTTTAAGACGCCTTTTACCACAAAATATGCTAGGAAAACAAAGATATTCTGAATCTGTATCTTGAAATATGCTAAGTGGTCGTTGACCTTCCCCTGGTGCGAACGTAAATGTCATGTTTCGATTTTCAAGGTTGGCATCGTCTAGTAAAGtgtcaatatttccaacatttTCCTGTGCGACTTCTTCTGCATCTGAATCATACAGCTCTTCACTGTTATCTGTAATGTCTAAAGTTTGATGTCTTGATTTTTCTTCACATGTACAATGGTCATGAATTTCagcagaaacattttcaaagtcctcAACGTCAAAATTTGATGCATGCTTTATtaatgtttgaaaacaggatCGCAATAAAGTGCTGTAATCTTGGTCATAAGTATACTCCAGAAGGTCAGCCATACAAGAGTCAAAGTCTTCATAACTGGtattctttaattttttcacGGGAGACTCCAAGAATTCATTCAATATTTCATTAGTGTTTGCTGTTACGCTTTCGATCCAATTCTCATCAATTtcaacattagcatttttataaagATCACTGTTTTTCATTAACCAATGTAAAGCAACAAGTACTTTGTGGGGTCTAACATTTTCAGAGAAAGCACATGACttgaaagacatttttttcttcaattttactgGCACcgtaacattttcatcaaaaggTCTTGGTAATGCATTTACAACAGGTTGAATATCAACAGGTACATTTACAACATTTCCTTTAATTGACAACTGACGACCTCTTGGGAGTTCTCTTAATTGCATAAATGGTATACGTAAAGCAATTAAACGCTCTTCTAATGCGAAAAGTTCCAACTCCTTTGGCTTAACTGGCCACTTCATCCCATTTAAAACAGACAATTTCGGTACTTTACCACTGTTTATGCTAGATTTACATGTTCTACAAAACCATTCCTTGTTATCGACTGATATCACCCCTGTTACATATCTTTCTTTCTCTTTGCAAATTAAATATTTCACTTCTGTTACACTGTGTTTGAACCATGTTTGATGACAACAACTGCATATATATACAGGCCCAAGTGATATTCTTTCTTGAAAACGATCAATACAAGTGTCAATATCTTGTCCGCACCGTCTTCTCTTTTTCTGCAAGCATTCAGCTTCACAGAATGAAGGATCTTTTCTCTTTGAAACTTTCCTTTTACTATCCATAACCTTTTCAGCATCTTTACACCTTGCATCTAATCTCCATTGCTGTTTTGCAATTCTTTCTCTTTCCAAATTATATggatttgatcttgattttctctttgacttattttgtatttcaagTTCTCTTTGTTTAATGCCATCACTTGTTCGTTTTTCTCTTCTTTGTTTTGCTTCCCAAAGCTTAAATTCTTTTACTAATCTCGCCCTTCTTTTCGACATCTTCtcattttctttctctttctctctgaattcttcagactgtctggcattgcgCTTTGATTGAAGCgagcgctgtctatctttcttctgatattcttcagactgtctggcattgcgCTTTGATTGAAGCGAGCactgtctatctttcttctgatattcttcagactgtctggcattgcgTTTTGATTGGAGCgagcgctgtctatctttcttctgatattcttcagactgccTGCTATTGTGCATTGATTTGAGCGtgcgctgtctatctttcttctgatattcttcagactgtctaGCATTGTGCTTTGAATGAAGCgagcgctgtctatctttcttctgatattcttcagactgtctggcattgcgCATTGATTTACGAGTGTACTCTTTATCCTTATTTTTAAATTCATCACTTTGTCTTTTCTCCTGCATGTAAGTTCTCATGTAAATTGTTCTCGAAGGcaaattttgcttttttgtttgctttacttTACTTCTTTGCATTTGATCTTTGAAGTACTTGCCTATGAGTGTTTCACAAGAATCACAGTTTGATTTTTGTGGAGCTGTTTCTTTTTCACAAGCAGTACTATGATGACTAGGAGACTTCTTTTTCCTCTTATTTGTCACAGTTTCCCATTCATTTAAGCCAGGAGTGCCATTGACTGATTCAACATTCTGTTCACTTAAACACATTGTTGGTTCACAATAAACATTGGCAAAATGTACAGGCAATAAGTCAAATTGCTCTGTTATGTCGATCAACATACTGTCATACAAggcatacatgtatgtaacaagATCTTTTAACTGATGAAACGAAATAAGTATTGATGTTCCATTTTCTGAGGACAACCCAGTTAGACCATGTGAATGTgaatcaaaaaagaaatattggtTTTCCTTCTTAAACACAGCTGAACAAATTGATCCAATCATAAGTAGCAAGTAAGAGGATTTGGTAAATGCAGTATCCAATGATTGATAAAAAGAAGGTAAACTCATTGTAGCAAACTGCTGTGTGCAAACTCCAGAGATGACCTCTTACTtggtaacagaaatctgtttattCATGATATTGATATTGACTGGAAGttcatcaaaatttaacaggaaaTTCCTAAATTTGTTTGTTCTTTGGAGCTCTTGGacagttttcttatataatgAATCCCCATCTAAAAGAACCTTATCCAAGTCTTTGCTGCAATTCAACCTTGAATAATTTGCATGAACCAAGGAACACATAGCATTTAATGTGCACTGCCTACCACGTGACTCTACACTAAAAAtattttcaccttgatgaaatgAGCCCAGGATAAATACATCAGAACCTTCTGGTCTTGAGAGTGTATTGAAAACTGGTGCAGCAACATATGAAGGTTCACAAACAGACAAAACAGACGATTCTATTTCAGATGTAAACATAGTACAATCAAACTGGAAAGTATAATCAGTTTCAATTCCGGTTTCACTTGGTAAGCCACTAGGAACATTTTGCATACAACTTTGTAAATCATCAAGCATATCAGTTGGCAAATCACAAGGCAAATCATAAGGCGCAGATGGCCCAGAGAGGCGGGCATTGACCCCCATCTGCTTTTCAGTGCCCTGCACAGATAGATCTGTACCCATACCAGATGGCCCAGACGCAGACGCGACATTAGGCACAGGCCACAGTGGACCTGTAGGATCATCCCGACCCTCATCTGGCGTAGCTTCATCAGGATTGACACCACTCTTCTCAAAACCATTCAACTCAACCATAGAcctgaaaatgtaaaacaaaaaggtGCATTTTGAGAAAGACTTCTCTGTCTGACtcaaaatgtttacaatgaaaaacataaagaacaGGACACAGCTTAATTTTAAACTAGAGCCTTCAATGAAATAACCCACCCCCTTTTCCCTACAGCTGTTTGTTCAAGATGTTTTTGCAAAggtataattattttttcaaatggtgACAGGGGACCGAAATCATAAATTATGATCTTGACATTCCAACAAAATTACAGAACGCTTGTACATTCCAACAAACACTGACAAAATTACACAACACTTGTAACTCTCAAAGTGAGTAATAAAGTTTAGACTAAATTGTTGAAGTAATTCTGTCATAAGTGAAATAAAGCTAACACACAACTGTAAGGActcaattttcaaaacatgttgGTGTTCATTTACCTAACACCCATGTCAATCCCTCTATCTGCTTCTCTTTTGTCTCTCATGCGAGCAGTTTTAGCCTTCCTGGCTTGGCTACAGGACTTCTTTCTTAATTGTGGCATCCTAAGTACAAATGTAATAGTAAATAtagtaatgacatttttttttcaattatacaagtatttatgaAAGTTTATGTAAGCTGGCAGAGAAATGTTATAAActttatacaataattatttataagCTTGAAATCCAAAGGCCTCACACAAGAAAGGTTGGAACCTATATGACAAATACATGTAAGCCAAGTACCGAACCTTTACAGGAAAAGATGAAATATCATCTAGTCTATAAAAACTTGGTGtttcagtaacagtgaccttgatcttaccAATAGTCGAGGTCTCGTACTGTGTGTCTAAAGCAGACATCAACTATAATAAGACTAAATACAAGCTTGTACATGTTAAAATGACCAACATACCAACTTCACTTTACCATTCATTTTCTTCTGAGCACTGACCCTGTTATTTAAAATATGTCAGAGAATTAACATATATCAGAGAATTGGGAGTCAtggaatagaaaaaatatttgtttgcattCAAATTATATTACCTCACTCCTGAAAGTCCCTATCTTATGCTCTCTCAAACACTTGAATTCCTCAAACAGGTCACCTCCTCCAACACCAGAATCACTATCACCACTTATCTCTCACTATCAGTTTGTTAATCACTATTTTCACTATATTAATCTGTCACTATCTGTTTTTTGAGTCACAATATCTTAGACTAACACAataaatataatgtacaaaaataaattgtCACAAAGAATGTCTTCAGAATGTTTTCAGAAGGCTCAAGTTGATActagaagaaaaagaaaagtttgttagTCAAAGAAGATTGATGATATGTTCATACatcaacaagaagattttcaaaatcttaaataataaagaCAATACTTCATTCCAAATTATTAACGGGGAGAGCTCAATGaccttcaaatcacttgtctctcTCGGCTTTGGGTTTAAGTCTCACTTAGGCATGTAGGACATTGAATTCTGGtcaattgaatactgcttaaatgTAAGTACACGCATTGTTGCAGAGCTTCATGTAAAAAAGACGAACATAATAGTCCTGAATCGCTCAGCTGTCCACACATGATCAAGCTTTGAACTGAGCTCAcagatcaagacaaacatttggAGCAAccttcatgaagatgcattgaagaatatggcctctagaggggtcacaaagTCCATTTACAAGCTATGATTATACTGAAACTTACTTTTAAAATCAcaggaaattattttttaatctatAATATGTCTCACTTAAAGTATATCAGTAGACtacttttaaagaaatttgcaGATATGcaagaaataaagcaaaacataaagtGATAACCATGTTCAACAAGGAAGTGTTCTCCCTGGAAGAGGCCCTtttcatcactggtaatttttaACAGAAATGTGTGTTTATTGTGTAAGGATCATGAtccaaagtttttctttttatttgataattgttAATACAAGAGGACTACTGATAGCAACAAAATTATTCAATCCACAGAATTTAGCAAATCTTTTTTTACCAATGGCACTTACCCGGTACGGCTGAAGCCTGCGATACCCAATAATAAAGCATTGTATTATTAATAATTGTAAGTCAATAATTTGACAAATGGGTACAATTCTGTTTTTGCAGAATTTTAGCGCATTTCAAACATGATTTTTCTGCCATCAATGCAGAAATtctaattatcatttttttcttcctCGGACTGAGATCAGGTAAGATCCACTCCAGCTAAAGaatcctgaaaatataaaaacatcatcaaggtgaacattctgaccaattttcatgaagatccattgaaaactatggcctctaaaGACATCACAACGTTTTTccattttaagacctactgatctagtttctgaccgcacgtgacccagtttcgaacttgacctagatataataaaggtgaacattgtgaccaatttttatgaagatccattgaaagatatggcctctagaggggtcaaaaggtttttttatttttagaccttctgacctagtttttgatcacatttgacccagtttcaaacttgacctagatatcatcaaggttaacattctgactaattttcataaagatccattgaaaagttagcctgtagaggtcacaaggtttttctatttttagacctactgacctagtttttggccgcaggtgacctagttttgaacttgacctagatatcatcaaggttaacattctgaccaattttcatgaagatccattaaaaagtatggcctctagaaagatcacaagatttttctatatttagacctactgacctagtttttgactgaacgtgacccagtttcaaacctgacttagatattatcaaggtgaatattctgactaattttcatgaagatccattgaaaaatatggcctctagagaggtcacaaggttttatcattatttgacctactgacctactttttgatggcacgtgacccactttcaaacttgacctagatatcatcaagacgaacaatctgaccaatttttatgaagatccattcacaagtattgcctctagagaggtcacaaggtttttctatttttagacctactgacctagtttttgatggcacgtgacccggtttcgaacttgacctagaaatcatcaagatgaacattctgaccaaatttcatacagatcccattaaaaatatggcctttagaaaggtcacaaagtttttctataatttgacctactgacctagtttttgaagggacgtgacccagtttcgaacttgacctagatatcatcatggtgaacattctgaccaattttcatgaagatcttgtgaaaaatatggcctctagagaggtcacaaggtttttctatttttagacctactgacctagtttttgaaggcacgtgacccagtttcaaacttgacctagatatcatcaaggtgaacattctgaccaattttcatgaagatcttgtgaaaaatatggcctctagagaggtcacaaggtttttctatttttagacttactgacctagtttttgaacgcacgtgacccagtttcgaacttgacctagatatcatcaagatgaacattctgaccaattttcataaagaccccatgaaaaatgtgacctctagagtggtcacaagcaaaagtttacgcacggacgcacggacgcacggacggacgacggactacggacgctgagcgatcacaaaagctcatcttgtcactttgtgacaggtgagctaaaaatgccaagtagagttatgggaccttcacagtgcatgttagatcatgacagtgaacaagtgtgtgaagtttcaatccattccaattagtgaatactgagatatcagattacatacaaaaatttaaccaaaaactgctaagtcgaaaaaagggcataattttgaaaaaaaaaaaaaagagagtagagctatgggacttgcttagtgcatgtcagatcatgatagtgaacaagtatgtgaagtttcaatccattcccattagtaagtactgagataccagcttacatacaaaacctttaccaaaaatttctaagtcgaaaaaggggcataattttgtaaaaaagcaaaatagagtgatggaacctgtgcaatgtagatcagttcatcacagtaaataagtgtgtgaagtttcaatccattcccacaagtggttactgagataccagcttacatacaaaaccttaaccaaaatcgggacgcggacgccgacgccgacgccgacgcaagggcaagtgcaatagctcactattctatgaatagtcgagctaaaaatgaaatcgtaattgaataattcatgaatttaGTGATTATATCTGCATCATGAACGAAAACATAACATGCACAATACCTGAAAATAACATGTACACAACCTGAAAACAACATG
Protein-coding sequences here:
- the LOC123548901 gene encoding uncharacterized protein LOC123548901 gives rise to the protein MSLPSFYQSLDTAFTKSSYLLLMIGSICSAVFKKENQYFFFDSHSHGLTGLSSENGTSILISFHQLKDLVTYMYALYDSMLIDITEQFDLLPVHFANVYCEPTMCLSEQNVESVNGTPGLNEWETVTNKRKKKSPSHHSTACEKETAPQKSNCDSCETLIGKYFKDQMQRSKVKQTKKQNLPSRTIYMRTYMQEKRQSDEFKNKDKEYTRKSMRNARQSEEYQKKDRQRSLHSKHNARQSEEYQKKDRQRTLKSMHNSRQSEEYQKKDRQRSLQSKRNARQSEEYQKKDRQCSLQSKRNARQSEEYQKKDRQRSLQSKRNARQSEEFREKEKENEKMSKRRARLVKEFKLWEAKQRREKRTSDGIKQRELEIQNKSKRKSRSNPYNLERERIAKQQWRLDARCKDAEKVMDSKRKVSKRKDPSFCEAECLQKKRRRCGQDIDTCIDRFQERISLGPVYICSCCHQTWFKHSVTEVKYLICKEKERYVTGVISVDNKEWFCRTCKSSINSGKVPKLSVLNGMKWPVKPKELELFALEERLIALRIPFMQLRELPRGRQLSIKGNVVNVPVDIQPVVNALPRPFDENVTVPVKLKKKMSFKSCAFSENVRPHKVLVALHWLMKNSDLYKNANVEIDENWIESVTANTNEILNEFLESPVKKLKNTSYEDFDSCMADLLEYTYDQDYSTLLRSCFQTLIKHASNFDVEDFENVSAEIHDHCTCEEKSRHQTLDITDNSEELYDSDAEEVAQENVGNIDTLLDDANLENRNMTFTFAPGEGQRPLSIFQDTDSEYLCFPSIFCGKRRLKNEARIVPVNYSDIAKWELRSQDRRAANCLPNIFFKLKKIQMKQLNDKANLAVRRCRTGTSNITAAQVMNSEYIDNIVRNDEGYYLFKQLRNSPSYLESRKKDVYAMLRQLGMPTWFMSLSSADTRWTDLLKMLATLNYKVNYSDEQIEGLSWEQKIKLIQSDPVTCSRYFDHRVQEFINTVLKSEHKPLGEIADYFYRVEFQQRGSPHIHMIVWVKNAPKYKVDSINDLTTYVDQYLTCSVSNPAVGSLVEIQTHKHSRTCRKREDRLCRFGYPLPPIPKTMILEPLETDRDKYHKLYQQLQKKMNDEKDGYSMSYEKFLTNVVQMSEEDYIKCIRSSLNSPKVFLKRHPSEIRVNLYNEHVLKGWRANVDIQFVLDPYACAMYIVSYISKSQRGMSNLLHAAAKEARNGNLDIKRQVRHIGNVFSNSVEVSAQEAVYLVLQMPLTKSTRDVVFINTSTSNERVQLLKPASVLENMPAESTDIMSDNVIKRYSKRPKVLQHYCLADYVSQFEVIYPDGNGDSDERNDDENNMEVTDDENLEEIETVIFLKSGIKIRRRQNSKVIRYVRFSRKTDEENHYREKLLLFHPWRNELTDLLPANFSTYKEHYESLKETVDQKCSYYEHHAEELEIARDLAEAEYDAFDEIAPGTQQVEAETAEEETVESETFIYFNLDRAVEHREYDIGIEIGCSVSAPQILSSENLLSDEDYRSLLQSLNIKQKQFYNHVIHWVKTKDAPLYTFLSGGAGVGKSVVIKALYHTLYRILNLKEGENPDDIRVLLCAYTGKAAFNINGSTISSAFKQKYKQANQTLTCDALNTFRSKYKNLSVVIIDEISMVSNGMLNFINQRLQELKGTRIPFGGVSVIVVGDLFQLKPVSGDWIFNDLTRDAEALSINCGKNTFHCMN